One genomic window of Diospyros lotus cultivar Yz01 chromosome 8, ASM1463336v1, whole genome shotgun sequence includes the following:
- the LOC127807278 gene encoding uncharacterized protein LOC127807278 yields MHGWLLISVAAAAASAGGVVLLLFLRRCCSSPKQGDDLGEEGSKATAQTLQTGIGKLHLHPHLDPETWRRTNYYMFKREPSSKPLFSWADHPSLVTDAVENGWSRFAFTTSYSASPSIRSTRSTLLGVCAAGERGREMVDISWEVCQGSSDFIQKIRINSSHSSCTIIKTGLPLPGPPLGSSSFPQEGYFEITILAPRREDHGNAKKIKSEGEKIKLIEENSSTEEVKHCGKDDGKGEGIALSIGLSRGGALPLKVPGSYAGSIGFNSDGSVYLDGMKLVFESEKQKWGETERVIGCGYNPNERKVLFTVDSELVHVISCKSEEFGSPLYPTLAANVDATVLVNFGQTVFKYGPANAQRTPNPCFIGPLVNSPALGYDDSRELFSMGRIDSQWLNRHARSGHNNGSANKAFDFDEESEGDLFEIVLDGGGNGR; encoded by the exons ATGCATGGATGGTTACTGATTTctgtggcggcggcggcggcgtcCGCCGGCGGCGTGGTGCTCCTCCTGTTTCTCCGGCGATGCTGTTCTTCTCCCAAACAAGGAGACGATTTGGGTGAAGAAGGCAGCAAGGCAACAGCCCAGACTCTGCAAACTGGAATTGGGAAGCTTCATCTTCATCCCCATCTCGATCCTGAAACGTGGAGAAGAACAAATTACTACATGTTCAAACGTGAGCCGTCGTCGAAACCTCTGTTCAGTTGGGCCGATCATCCGTCTCTCGTCACCGACGCCGTCGAAAACGGGTGGTCCCGATTCGCTTTCACGACCTCGTACTCGGCCTCACCGTCGATTCGGTCGACCCGGTCAACGCTGCTGGGAGTTTGCGCCGCCGGTGAACGGGGAAGAGAAATGGTGGATATAAGCTGGGAAGTTTGCCAGGGATCGAGCGATTTCATCCAGAAAATCAGGATTAATTCAAGCCATTCTTCTTGTACCATAATCAAAACGGGCTTGCCCTTGCCGGGTCCTCCTCTGGGAAGCTCTTCTTTCCCTCAAGAAGGCTATTTCGAAATCACAATCTTGGCCCCGCGGCGAGAAGATCATGGAAacgcaaagaaaataaaatctgagGGAGAGAAAATTAAACTCATTGAGGAAAATTCGAGCACCGAAGAGGTAAAACATTGTGGGAAAGACGACGGGAAAGGCGAGGGGATTGCGTTGTCAATCGGGCTGAGCAGAGGAGGGGCTCTTCCTCTGAAGGTTCCCGGCAGCTATGCTGGATCCATTGGTTTCAATTCGGATGGCTCTGTTTATCTTGATG GAATGAAACTTGTCTTCGAATCAGAGAAGCAAAAGTGGGGAGAAACAGAGAGGGTGATTGGTTGTGGGTACAATCCGAACGAGAGAAAAGTCTTATTCACCGTTGATTCGGAGCTGGTTCATGTAATCAGCTGCAAGTCCGAGGAATTTGGCTCTCCACTCTATCCAACGTTAGCAGCAAACGTTGATGCCACTGTTCTTGTCAATTTCGGCCAAACCGTGTTCAAATATGGGCCAGCAAATGCGCAGAGGACTCCCAATCCTTGCTTCATTGGGCCTCTTGTGAATTCCCCGGCCCTGGGCTACGATGACAGCCGAGAGCTGTTCTCGATGGGGCGAATCGACTCGCAGTGGCTTAACCGACACGCCAGAAGTGGCCACAACAACGGCAGCGCCAACAAGGCATTTGATTTCGACGAGGAGTCGGAAGGCGATCTGTTTGAGATAGTGTTGGATGGCGGTGGAAATGGCAGATAG